TTGATCGAGTTATGTATGTGGTTCAACTCCCGCTTTAATGTTCaaaaactaattattttattttaatttctaacttattattatattatatacaaactttttttgtatGCGTTAACAAGATGATTTCAAAAAAGAGTATCAAAACAAAGACATGCACGAGGTCGAAGTATgcagtttttttttgagaCTCAGAAAAACTTAACACACTTGTACATTTAAAGTGCACTTTAcagtttttttgtttctacCTTGTAcacattaaaaagaaaataacaatattagtcaaacaaagaatatgaaaataatttaaaatgaaacttttcgtATAAATATAGAGTTACAGACGTATGTCGATTTACGCTTACATCTGGacgtgtgtgtgcgtgtgtgtgtgtgcgcgcccGCGCGAGTGTATTTGTATGTTAGTCCAAGTATCTcccatctttttttttcaaatgtgtTTATACGTCGAATGGAGCAACTTTCAACAGAAACGTTTGGTTTACAGTAGAAACCTTGGTGAGGCCGTATGCTTTTGTATgctccaataaaaaaaaaatagtggtTGGGTCGCGTCCCTGCCCCAATAGCTGCATGCACCGAAATCAATTCCTGGTACGTCTGTTTTTTAAAAGCTACAAAAAAGCGTTAGTTTGTTTCATATCAAAAAGTGAACACGTAGTGTAGATTCACCGAGGTATAGTTTCTGTCAAAGCTTCCATGAGTACAGCAGACCCGGAAATTCTCGCTGCCCGTGCACGATTGCGTGAAAGGATAGGATTAGGAACGCGCGTAGGTGGTAAAAATAGCGCGAGACTACAACGGCGAGCCGTAGCTCATAAATCAGCCTATGCGGAtgataaaaaattgcaaaccaCTATTAAACGAATGGGTTTGTCTCAGTTGCCAGGTGTCGATGAAGTAGCAATGATACGAAAAGATGGAAAAGCTTTATGTTTCAATCAGCCAAAGGTTCATGTCGCTATCAACGCGAATACATTCATTGTTACAGGAGCAGGTGAAGAGAAAACCGTAGATCAGTTATTGTCTTCTGTTCCAGAGTTAACCACAgacattcttaaaaaatttgcaTCTGAATGGCAAAAAATGCAAGAAACAAACGCTGTCACCGATACTCTCAAGTTAAATTCTCCCAGTTCGATAccagtttcaaaaatatctgATGTAGATGATTCTGATGAAATACCTGATTTAGTCACCAATTTCGAAGCGACAGCTTCAGTTGAAAAGTGTTCGtaatctctttttttctaaaacaacCCAatcacaatatttttaattttcacatacttaaataaaaaaaaaattggcttgaaaaaaaaaaaaaaagtgttccaAGTAAAAAAACACGACTCCATTCCATAAAAGATAGAAAGCATAatagtttgaatttaaaatttatagtttTGTGTAGAGATTCTATAAAAAACATTACAGTGTGTTTCTTGATTTCGTTCAtgttgattttaatatattcacatAACGTCTTAATAGCGGTAAAACTCTATCTAGACACGATTTTCGCATATAAACAagtgttatttaaaaacagaaaaaaaactttaaaatccTGTTCAACATAATTTTAGCcttgtttgaaattatttttgactatcattaaattaaattacttaatattttaattatttatttttcttggcaCCCTCCGACcattgctttattttttatccaaTCGTTTCACAACTGTAGAAAAAAACATGTCCCGAATTTCATCTggtgtgaaaatatttttgttttttgtgtAAAACTGTGTTtatatgtgaaaataattgtctGTGTACGTGAGGAGTGGTGCTAAAACATGTTAATATGTCCCTCAATAAGATAAAatcaagttaatttttttttcagtacAGCTGAATCTCACCATATGTTTCTTTTGGAGTCTataaacgtaatttttttatgaaacaatttttttttagttatttcttctttcttcttagCTTTTCGTGCCACTCATTAAGATTTGAAAGCGAGCATGAAAACTCTAACACTACAATTACGCTAACTTTTACTTTAGATTACCAAAATCATGGTATTGGTGCCAATAACTTCCTCCGAAGCAATACTACCCTTAAAAAGAATGAATCAGACCATTTTATCCAAAATGGCTCTGGCTTGAATTCAAATACGTTTCAATTAGGTGCAAATGCCATTGAAAAGTTAACGCTTGTTACGAAAACCgctaaaagaaattcaagtaACGTTGACcatgaaacagaaaagaaaagtactAAAAAGGAACCTAAGAAATCTCGAAGTGTAACTCGATCCCTTCAAAATGTTGTTTCAGAAAATGTTAAGAATGAAATTACTCCAGTGGCAAAAAGTCAGTTGAATGATACACAACTTAAtgcaaatgaaaacaattccaATCAAAGTCAAACGAACCACACTTCACATCCACAACGCATTGAATTGTTGATTCCAGTGAAGGATCAAAAATATGTTAAGGAATATGacgacaaaaatgaaatagatcaagttcttcgttctttttcaccttttaaaattattcaaacaaatttatctCTTCTTGATTATTCGAAATCCAATAAAATTGATCCAGGGTTACGTGAATCTCTTGAAAATGGAAGTGTTGATCCACCGGAGcttgaagtatattttttctatctGTCTTATTGCTCACATTGCCACAGAACTGCGCCATTTTTTATTGAAGCATCTAAAGCATTATCATGTCAtcgtaatataaaattttatgcatttgatTGTCATGATAGAAAGCCTGGTACGGACGAACATATGACATTTTGTAATAATCTGAGAATTCATTCGTATCCTCATATTCGAGTTTATGCCAAATACAGAAAGTATTCTCTTGTTTTACgttatgaaaataagaatCCATTGGTAACAACAGTACAACGTAATGCGTTCGTTCAGTGGATCAACACAACATGTAGTTTAGGTTTCTATGATGGTTGTTCTGCTGTCATGTCATCTAAAGAGTTAATTTCTTCGTCGACTCTCAATAATCAgagttttacaatattttccactTTAGCaccatctaaaaaaaatgaccTTGTGCCTCCTGTTTCCAAACTTGTAGAATTGGCCAACGAACCTCCCAATGCGACTTTGAGTATTTTAAATCAAGAAACGGTTGATAAGCGttacttgtatattttaaattgtatttatcgtttattaaaacaagATTTTCTTTCTGGTTTAGCAGAGAAAGATAGAATTCCCAGCCATGTCTTAACGATCATTTTAGATGTTTTAATGGCGATAAGAAATTTGTTACCTGGTAACAACGTTCGGTTGCTGTTTCTTAATTTCGAGcaagaaattttgaagaatatgaAAGATGGAACACTACCTGTTGgagattataaaaatttgtttaagacTCACATTGAATTAAAGAAAGATTTTCCCTTAATCACTGCACCTTTTGGCGCCGTTTTTTCGGATATGTGggtactttttcattttttaacaatctCGAATCATGTTTTATGGCAATCCCGTGCAAATAAAActttctctcatttttttttatcaccaTCAACAGAATCAAATGATGCGAATCTACTTTCGTACAGATATCCTATGTATCCtgagaaaatgtttaagataCTGAAAAGTGTAATTTCCAGATCTTTGCCTTGCCAAAAATGTCGGAAGCATTTTTCCGCCGTTTCTAGTGTTGTAACGTTTTCAAAAGCAAGtcatgattttcaaaatttgatggaaagcaataaaaattcgaCTGAGCCAATCATCGatgattcaaaatatttagttctttatttttggCGTCTTCATAATTTAGTTACCAGGCGTATTTTTTTAGATGAAATAGGatttaagttttcaaatttaccTACAACAAAAACATTAGGCGGATTGGATGCTTTTGTAAAGAATTTCGGAAAACCTATCCAGGAATTGACGGATGGCTTTCCCTTAAAACAAGAATGTACTTTATGTTATCTTTCTGTGAAGATGAATAAAACAACGCCtgctgaatattttaaacttttaaataacgagGATGTTAAAGGTTATAATTTTACGAGTCCATCTTCTCAAAAGTTAGATCTGTTGTCTGATCATTTTTTTGAATTCCATTTAACAAATACGTTAGGCTATTTAGTAAAGTATTACTGGAAGGATGAATGGTTCCCAAATAATGTAGTACTTCAATGGAATAATCGTCGACAGGCATTTGATATATcagatttccaaaaaaaaatcacatcTTCACCTTCAAATAATATCACGAAGCACCCTGTCAATCAGAGTTCTACTCCAAATgttgcaaagaaaaatgaagtagTCGATGATAAACCAAATAATATCAACAGTACACTCGGTTTTGTCACGAATACAATTAActcaacaaaaaatgaaatggtaACGAGTTATCAAAAATTGGACAAAACACCACCTTCTAGCAATGCGACAATTTACGATAGTATTGGTGATATCGTTTCGTTCCACTCGTCAGGTGCATCtggtatttcaaatttaagtattaaaaaaaaaagaataagatCTGCTAATTCAACTTGGACAAATTTCAGTTCTAATGTTTCACCAGATGATGCAAACAACTCTTATTATATGAAGCCAAATTCTTACCAAACCATCACTTTAACCGGTTTGCCAAGTTTTGCGGATCCTCTCAATTCATCTACACAAACAGATCCTTTTCCAGTTAACGGCagacattatttaattaatgaaacaaaacaaactaACACTTCGACTACTCATCTCTTGTCTGACATTTTCTCTACTAACAACACGAAAagtgatttattttctaatactccactttctaatgaaaaactctttataataacaaagtatttgattttaatatgtttcatttgtttagCGTTTCTTATTGTGATTTCCGTTTGTCATCGAACGAATTAAAAGTGtagtaaaatcatttttttgtttttagaaaacttattaaaataaactgcatttattgtttttaaaatactttgacTGACAGGATTGTTCAATGTTCATTCTAGTTCCTCTTGAAACGTACTTTCCACTAACAAGCATATAGATTCTgtgttttattgtttataaatccTGTTCAAACCGTTTtttggttaataaaataatttaaatagtacaataaaatataaatgtttcctttattcttattttaaccTTAATCGTTTTGATAAAGTCATCAACATTAtcagtttttttaaaagacatttttttacgaaaatataatgACATTAACAAGACAAAATCGTTGGAGTCTCCAGAAGCAAActagaatttcttttgttagAAACAGACTCTAATTCTTTATCTGTAGGAATCTAGACAGAAAAGTCATACCATAATACAATAGTTCGTCCTATTGACTACGTAAAAACTCATTCAGCTTACTTgacgcagaaaaaaaaatggtagtAGATTAAAACATCCACAAATACATATAAACGCAACTAGATGATCAAAATGGGTTCCATCGatttttaatgcttttttaacatatttatttaatattgattcAACACTTCATTAATCTAACAATCGTACCAAACATCAAAAGTGAAGAAGAACATTTCGATAACGCTGAACCAAGATTACGAACTGCAATCATCGTACTATATGCAGATCCCTCTAACCCACTAGGACAAATACAAGCTGTTAACACTAACAAGGGAAGAAGTTGGATctagaaacgaaaaaaaatgggttaaaaatatgttcaatGTTTTCGTTATTAGAACACCTCGGCGACAGCTTCGTTTAAAAAGCCTCCGCTTAATACGAAAAGCTTGTCTAAAAAATACACCCAAATTGGTCAAAAATcgtatttttagtaaaaatttcatttctttcataCTAGAAATGCCAAGACGCAGGTTTAATCCTGTTACTAAAAGTATTGGTGCTAGAGACatgtaaaaatacgaaatttttaaaacaatgcTTCTTTTGTACATGGAGTGTCTGTGGACGtagtttctatttaaaaagtacattttaacatacacaaataaattggaagagagaataaaatacttgtCCAAAGTATCTAAAGTTTTACGAATGAacttgaatgaaataaaatttaaacaaaaattgattacttttcgataAGACGTAGTATACATTGATTTTCGGTAAGCCAATGCTCCGGCTATCGCAGCCATACCATAAGTGAAACGTAATGTCCCCATAAAACTAGGCTTGAAATCAAGTACATCCGTGTAGTAAAAGAATAAGGCGTCATCGTAATCAGGACCCGCCCTTTGGATCATAAAAATGTACTAATACTGATTATTCGAAACTGACAACGTacataaaaactaaaataaagataacaGGGCCTAAAACCaccatttgttttaaattgcttttgtacaatttcaacTACCCCAAATAAGTCTCTGACGCAGAAAGGTTAAAAGTTCTAAAAATTGCTGGGTAGCATTTCTCGAAGGTATCTAGATAATtcaaagtaaaacaaaatttcatttttgagatGGTACTTTAGTTTATAACACCAACTTTTATTGATTCTTTTAAAGGTAAAGcagcaaaaaaaattattaacggGAAAAAAGCTGTCgttaaaaaaactgtttttttgGGAACcgtctaaaaaaaagttttaaggATCAACAAAATACccttttttgtatattaaaatactaaaaataaccTCTAACAAGTATCCTGAGAAAAAAGCAACAAGAAGAGATCCAACGCCCTAAAATATAACAAGCCACaagctaattaattaattaattaatcacaTATTGGATATGACCTTGGCCATTGTAAAATCTGAAACACCACTCGATGCATCCTCCCGCAACCCCTGACTTAATTCTACTAGCAGGGCctacataaagaaaaaataaacaggaTACTCTATTGTTATTATCATAAACTACTTCCGCAATGGCACTACAAAACGAAGCACTGAAGGCTATAATAAATAAGGATAACACAGCGCCTATAACTCCATGAACTCCGTAACCCAATAAAATGAAGCCAAATGTTtgcaaaacagaaaaaaatagaagataagGTTTGCGTCTTAAacctattaaagaaaaagaagtgattttgttgaaaaaaacaaattctataaaaaacaGAATGCCTACCAAAAATAGGAAACGAATCACTGTAAAATGCTAAACaggttttatttgtacaacaAAAATCtgagaaatttttttgttaccaAACAAAGGTTTTAAAAACCATGGAAACGCTGGTGCGACGAATAGTAAAGACACTTGAGCAGGGGAGAGTCTGTAACATATTAAGAAGAATCACTTGGTCTTCTAAGCAAAATCTACTATGACAcggttttaatttaataaaaataatcaagcaactagataaaaatatcctttttGACGGGGTCTCCTACCCTAAATCATcctaaacattttcttaataattgaagatcaacataatacaacatttatttttaccttaaataagtaataaatagcTAATGAAGCTAAGTGTGTTAATCCTTCTATAAAACAATTACTTTTGAATACACTGTTGCATGGCATGATTATACCTGAAAATCCAACCTATTGTAAAAAAGACTATCATAACAACGTTAATCAAAACGCAATGAATTGTACCATAAGCACAACGACGGATGCAAGACGGATCATTGACGATTCTACAGCCTCACCTTCATTGATTTTCATCTCAGAGTCCTTCTTAAAGGATTTATGCCTTTTCTCCGCAATAGTATTTGATAGCATTGCATGTTCCTCTAAAAACGAATCACTACGTGGCATCGATGAATgtgtttcgaatatttttgacATTTCGGGTTAACAGAAAACTAGTGGTGTaccaattattttctaattttttttttattggtatCACTCCAAAAATTTTCAGGTGTGCAAGGACGGGTGTgatcaaaaattataaatcagaaaatatttttctgtttcgagTGATATTAATcttcattaatattcttttttgaatgacagaaaaaaaaaattagatttttaatcttt
The Hylaeus volcanicus isolate JK05 unplaced genomic scaffold, UHH_iyHylVolc1.0_haploid 12221, whole genome shotgun sequence DNA segment above includes these coding regions:
- the LOC128883380 gene encoding transcription factor BTF3 homolog 4-like isoform X1; amino-acid sequence: MHRNQFLIHRGIVSVKASMSTADPEILAARARLRERIGLGTRVGGKNSARLQRRAVAHKSAYADDKKLQTTIKRMGLSQLPGVDEVAMIRKDGKALCFNQPKVHVAINANTFIVTGAGEEKTVDQLLSSVPELTTDILKKFASEWQKMQETNAVTDTLKLNSPSSIPVSKISDVDDSDEIPDLVTNFEATASVEKCS
- the LOC128883380 gene encoding transcription factor BTF3 homolog 4-like isoform X2 gives rise to the protein MSTADPEILAARARLRERIGLGTRVGGKNSARLQRRAVAHKSAYADDKKLQTTIKRMGLSQLPGVDEVAMIRKDGKALCFNQPKVHVAINANTFIVTGAGEEKTVDQLLSSVPELTTDILKKFASEWQKMQETNAVTDTLKLNSPSSIPVSKISDVDDSDEIPDLVTNFEATASVEKCS
- the LOC128883473 gene encoding uncharacterized protein LOC128883473 is translated as MSKIFETHSSMPRSDSFLEEHAMLSNTIAEKRHKSFKKDSEMKINEGEAVESSMIRLASVVVLMVGFSEGLTHLASLAIYYLFKDDLGLSPAQVSLLFVAPAFPWFLKPLFAFYSDSFPIFGLRRKPYLLFFSVLQTFGFILLGYGVHGVIGAVLSLFIIAFSASFCSAIAEALLVELSQGLREDASSGVSDFTMAKGVGSLLVAFFSGYLLETVPKKTVFLTTAFFPLIIFFAALPLKESIKIPSRNATQQFLELLTFLRQRLIWGPVIFILVFMAGPDYDDALFFYYTDVLDFKPSFMGTLRFTYGMAAIAGALAYRKSMYTTSYRKILWTSILFSLPIYLSPILLVTGLNLRLGISNKLFVLSGGFLNEAVAEIQLLPLLVLTACICPSGLEGSAYSTMIAVRNLGSALSKCSSSLLMFALKIDGTHFDHLVAFICICGCFNLLPFFFLRQIPTDKELESVSNKRNSSLLLETPTILSC